Proteins co-encoded in one Streptococcus parauberis NCFD 2020 genomic window:
- a CDS encoding PTS sugar transporter subunit IIC produces MDIIIGTGLLLLVLALFSLFNYKAPHGTKAMGALAAAACASFLVEVFQDSFFGQVLGFKFLSEVGAANGSMGGVAAAILVAIAVGVTPGYAVLIGLSVTSFGILPGFIAGYLMSFVVKWMERKIPGGLDLISIIVFAAPMTRLIAKVISPIVDKTLLTIGEILTSTAQSSPIIMGIILGGTIVVVATAPLSSMALTAMLGLTGIPMAIGALSVFGSSFMNGVLFYKLKLGERKDNIAFAIEPLTQADVTSANPIPIYVTNFFGGAACGVLIALMRLVNDTPGTATPIAGFAVMFAYNPMVKVLITAVGCIILSLLAGYLGGVVFKNFKVITKQELQAMDH; encoded by the coding sequence ATGGACATTATTATTGGTACAGGTCTTCTTTTACTCGTTTTAGCATTATTTTCTCTTTTTAACTATAAAGCACCTCATGGTACTAAAGCAATGGGTGCGCTTGCGGCAGCAGCTTGTGCTTCATTTTTAGTAGAAGTATTTCAAGACTCTTTTTTTGGACAAGTTTTAGGATTTAAGTTCCTAAGTGAAGTTGGTGCTGCTAATGGATCAATGGGAGGTGTGGCAGCAGCTATTTTAGTTGCTATTGCAGTAGGTGTAACACCAGGTTATGCAGTGTTAATTGGTCTATCAGTAACTAGTTTTGGAATTTTACCAGGTTTTATAGCTGGTTATTTAATGTCATTTGTTGTTAAATGGATGGAGAGAAAAATTCCCGGTGGTTTAGATTTAATTTCAATTATTGTTTTTGCTGCACCAATGACAAGACTTATTGCTAAAGTAATTTCTCCAATAGTTGATAAAACACTTTTAACAATTGGTGAAATCTTAACTTCAACTGCCCAAAGTTCTCCAATAATTATGGGGATTATACTTGGAGGAACAATTGTTGTCGTAGCAACAGCTCCATTATCTTCAATGGCTTTGACAGCTATGCTAGGACTCACTGGTATTCCAATGGCTATTGGTGCCTTATCAGTATTTGGTTCTTCATTTATGAACGGTGTCCTATTTTATAAACTTAAGCTTGGTGAAAGAAAAGACAATATCGCATTTGCGATTGAACCTTTGACTCAGGCCGATGTAACTTCAGCTAATCCTATTCCAATATATGTAACCAACTTCTTTGGCGGAGCAGCATGTGGTGTGTTAATTGCTTTGATGAGGCTTGTAAATGACACGCCAGGAACAGCCACTCCGATTGCAGGATTTGCAGTTATGTTTGCATATAACCCGATGGTAAAGGTTTTAATTACAGCAGTGGGCTGCATCATCTTAAGTCTACTAGCAGGTTACTTAGGTGGCGTTGTCTTTAAAAACTTCAAAGTAATTACAAAACAAGAATTACAAGCTATGGATCATTAA
- the eno gene encoding surface-displayed alpha-enolase — translation MSIITDVYAREVLDSRGNPTLEVEVYTESGAFGRGMVPSGASTGEHEAVELRDGDKSRYNGLGTEKAVDNVNNIIAEAIIGFDVRDQQAIDRAMIALDGTPNKGKLGANAILGVSIAVARAAADYLEVPLYNYLGGFNTKVLPTPMMNIINGGSHSDAPIAFQEFMIMPVGATTFKEALRWGAEVFHALKKILKERGLETAVGDEGGFAPKFDGTEDGVETILKAIEAAGYEAGENGIMIGFDCASSEFYDKERKVYDYAKFEGEGGAVRTSAEQIDYLEELVNKYPIITIEDGMDENDWDGWKALTERLGGRVQLVGDDFFVTNTEYLARGIKEEAANSILIKVNQIGTLTETFEAIEMAKEAGFTAVVSHRSGETEDSTIADIAVATNAGQIKTGSLSRTDRIAKYNQLLRIEDQLGEVAQYKGIKSFYNLKK, via the coding sequence ATGTCAATTATTACTGATGTTTACGCTCGCGAAGTCTTAGACTCACGCGGTAACCCAACACTTGAAGTAGAAGTTTATACTGAATCAGGTGCTTTCGGACGTGGAATGGTTCCTTCAGGAGCATCAACTGGTGAACATGAAGCAGTTGAACTACGTGACGGTGACAAATCTCGTTATAACGGATTAGGAACTGAAAAAGCAGTTGACAACGTAAACAACATTATCGCTGAAGCTATCATCGGTTTTGATGTACGTGATCAACAAGCTATCGACCGTGCTATGATCGCTCTTGACGGAACTCCTAACAAAGGTAAATTAGGTGCTAACGCTATTCTTGGTGTTTCTATTGCCGTAGCTCGTGCTGCTGCAGACTACCTTGAAGTACCTCTTTACAACTATCTTGGCGGATTTAACACTAAAGTACTTCCAACTCCAATGATGAACATCATCAATGGTGGATCTCACTCAGATGCTCCAATCGCTTTCCAAGAATTCATGATCATGCCTGTAGGTGCTACAACATTTAAAGAAGCTCTACGTTGGGGTGCTGAAGTATTCCATGCTCTTAAGAAAATCCTTAAAGAACGTGGTCTTGAAACAGCTGTTGGTGACGAAGGTGGATTCGCACCTAAATTTGATGGCACTGAAGATGGTGTAGAAACTATCCTTAAAGCTATCGAAGCTGCTGGATATGAAGCTGGCGAAAACGGAATCATGATTGGTTTTGACTGTGCGTCATCTGAATTCTATGATAAAGAACGTAAAGTATACGACTACGCTAAATTTGAAGGAGAAGGCGGAGCAGTTCGTACTTCTGCAGAACAAATTGATTACCTTGAAGAATTAGTTAACAAATACCCAATCATTACTATCGAAGATGGTATGGATGAAAATGACTGGGATGGTTGGAAAGCTCTTACTGAACGCCTAGGCGGACGTGTTCAATTAGTTGGTGACGACTTCTTCGTTACAAACACTGAATACTTAGCTCGTGGTATCAAAGAAGAAGCTGCTAACTCAATCCTTATCAAAGTTAACCAAATCGGTACTTTGACAGAAACTTTTGAAGCTATTGAAATGGCTAAAGAAGCTGGATTCACTGCAGTTGTATCTCACCGTTCAGGTGAAACTGAAGATTCAACAATCGCTGACATCGCAGTTGCAACTAACGCTGGACAAATCAAAACTGGTTCATTATCACGTACTGACCGTATTGCTAAATACAACCAATTACTTCGTATCGAAGATCAACTTGGTGAAGTTGCTCAATACAAAGGTATCAAATCATTCTATAACCTAAAAAAATAA
- a CDS encoding helix-turn-helix transcriptional regulator, with translation MKSEQLNHWKTVIAFLSGVLGKNYEIILHVIDEDDIYIGEIVNNHISGRTKNSPLTTFALDLINKKVYLEKDYVTNYKAIVSPENKEVRGSTYFIKNDQGHLEGMLCINLDISAYKNIAANVLSLANLDLGQLIPDLTQKATTMTQEETVEVLSNNIQDIISEIIDPSLINQNIQLSQDVKIEIVTKLSEKGVFQLKGAVSKVAEILKISEPSVYRYLKKVEMD, from the coding sequence ATGAAAAGTGAACAATTAAATCATTGGAAAACTGTTATTGCATTTTTAAGTGGTGTTTTAGGAAAAAATTATGAAATTATTCTTCATGTGATTGATGAAGATGATATTTATATTGGTGAGATTGTCAATAATCATATTAGTGGTCGAACAAAGAATTCCCCTCTTACTACTTTTGCTTTAGATTTGATAAATAAAAAGGTTTATTTAGAAAAGGACTATGTTACAAATTATAAAGCAATTGTTAGCCCTGAAAATAAGGAAGTCCGTGGATCAACTTATTTTATAAAAAATGATCAGGGACATTTAGAAGGTATGTTATGTATTAATTTGGACATTTCCGCTTATAAAAATATAGCTGCAAATGTTTTATCATTGGCTAATTTAGACCTAGGTCAACTGATTCCTGATTTAACTCAAAAAGCAACGACTATGACCCAAGAAGAAACAGTTGAAGTTTTATCTAACAATATCCAAGATATTATTAGTGAAATTATTGACCCTTCACTTATTAATCAAAACATTCAATTAAGTCAAGATGTCAAAATTGAAATTGTAACTAAATTATCTGAAAAAGGTGTCTTCCAACTCAAAGGAGCTGTTTCCAAGGTTGCTGAGATATTAAAAATCTCTGAACCTAGTGTTTATCGTTATCTAAAAAAAGTTGAAATGGATTGA
- a CDS encoding acetyl-CoA C-acetyltransferase, with protein sequence MSNEVVVVSALRTPIGNFGGAFKTVSAVDLGTTVVEKILQDTKIAPGLVEEVIFGNVLHAGLGQNVARQIAIYAGLPVTTPAFTLDMVCGSGLKSVELGALKILSGDAEVVIVGGTENMSQAPYVITNQRWGSRMGESKVVDTMISDGLSDAFNNYHMGITAENIARQYNISREEQDQFALNSQLKAKVAIESNRFNEEIVPVRVPQRRGEDLIVDQDEYPRTDSSLEKLAKLRPSFLKEDGTVTAGNASGINDGAAALLLMSREKAEQLGLPILATILSSASAGVEPSLMGCGPIPASRKALSKANLKMEQIDLIEANEAFASQSLAVAKELNLDPEKINVNGGAIALGHPIGASGARILVTLISEMNKRDVEYGLATLCIGGGQGQAVIVQKSK encoded by the coding sequence ATGTCAAATGAAGTAGTTGTCGTTTCAGCTTTAAGAACCCCAATTGGAAACTTTGGAGGTGCCTTTAAAACTGTTTCAGCCGTAGATTTAGGTACGACAGTAGTTGAGAAAATTTTACAAGATACAAAAATTGCTCCTGGTTTAGTGGAAGAAGTTATTTTTGGAAATGTCCTACATGCAGGATTAGGACAAAATGTTGCAAGACAGATTGCAATTTATGCCGGATTGCCTGTTACCACGCCAGCCTTTACCTTAGATATGGTTTGTGGTTCTGGATTAAAGTCCGTGGAATTAGGTGCCCTAAAAATTCTTTCTGGTGATGCTGAGGTTGTTATAGTTGGTGGTACAGAGAATATGAGCCAGGCTCCATATGTCATTACTAACCAAAGATGGGGCTCACGAATGGGCGAATCCAAGGTCGTTGACACCATGATTTCAGATGGTCTGAGTGATGCTTTTAATAACTACCACATGGGAATTACTGCTGAAAATATTGCTCGACAGTACAATATAAGTAGAGAGGAGCAGGATCAATTTGCTTTAAATAGTCAACTTAAAGCAAAAGTAGCTATTGAATCAAACCGTTTTAATGAAGAAATAGTTCCAGTAAGAGTTCCTCAACGTCGTGGAGAGGATCTGATAGTTGATCAGGACGAGTACCCAAGAACAGATAGTAGTCTTGAAAAGTTAGCAAAATTACGTCCTTCTTTCCTTAAGGAAGATGGTACTGTAACTGCAGGTAATGCATCTGGTATCAATGATGGTGCTGCAGCTTTATTACTTATGAGTCGAGAAAAAGCTGAACAGTTAGGCTTGCCTATTTTAGCGACCATTCTGAGCTCAGCTAGTGCGGGTGTAGAACCAAGTCTAATGGGATGTGGTCCAATCCCTGCTAGTCGCAAAGCTCTAAGTAAAGCGAATTTAAAAATGGAACAAATTGATTTGATTGAAGCAAATGAGGCTTTCGCATCGCAATCTCTTGCAGTTGCAAAAGAATTAAATCTTGATCCAGAAAAAATCAATGTTAACGGCGGAGCAATTGCCCTTGGGCACCCAATTGGGGCTTCTGGTGCACGTATCTTAGTGACCTTGATTTCCGAAATGAATAAACGTGATGTAGAATATGGACTTGCAACTTTATGTATCGGCGGTGGTCAGGGACAAGCTGTTATTGTTCAAAAATCTAAATAA
- a CDS encoding RidA family protein: protein MSEYPNPIGPYSISRIEGDVLYLSSQLPVNPETGNVSSDFREQCRQAFTNIKGILQENNLDLNAIFKLTIYLNDISQFNHLNEIMLHLFEKPYPTRTVVQVAAFPYDASICIEACAKLL, encoded by the coding sequence ATGAGTGAGTATCCCAATCCAATTGGGCCATATTCTATTTCCAGAATTGAAGGGGATGTCCTATATCTTTCTAGTCAATTACCAGTTAATCCAGAAACTGGTAATGTATCCAGTGATTTTAGAGAGCAGTGTCGACAAGCCTTCACAAATATTAAAGGTATTCTACAAGAAAATAATCTTGATTTGAATGCAATTTTTAAACTAACGATATATTTAAATGATATATCACAATTTAATCATTTAAATGAAATCATGTTGCATTTATTTGAAAAGCCTTATCCCACACGAACAGTTGTTCAAGTGGCTGCATTCCCATATGATGCTTCTATCTGTATAGAGGCATGTGCAAAATTATTATAA